From a single Glycine soja cultivar W05 chromosome 19, ASM419377v2, whole genome shotgun sequence genomic region:
- the LOC114398310 gene encoding glycerol-3-phosphate dehydrogenase [NAD(+)]-like, whose protein sequence is MFKVTVVGSGNWGSVAAKLIASNTIRLASFHDEVRMWVFEEKLPSGEKLTDVINKTNENVKYLPGIKLGKNVVADPELENAVKDANMLVFVTPHQFMEGICKRLAGKIRSDTEGISLIKGMEVKKEGPTMISTLITKQLGINCSVLMGANIANEIALEKFSEATVGYNQNKLAAERWVELFNTPYFNVTAVEDVEGVELCGTLKNVVAIAAGFVDGLEMGNNTKAAIMRIGLKEMRAFSKMWFPSVKDNTFFESCGVADLITTCMGGRNRKVADAYARNGGKRPFDELEAEMLQGQKLQGVLTAQEVHEVLSHRGWLHMFPLFSAVHAISTGRLPPSAIVKISDLKPSSNL, encoded by the exons ATGTTTAAAGTCACCGTtgttggtagcggcaattggGGCAGTGTTGCGGCAAAGCTTATTGCCTCGAACACCATCAGGCTTGCCTCCTtccatg ATGAAGTGAGAATGTGGGTATTCGAGGAAAAATTACCAAGTGGGGAGAAGCTCACAGATGTTATCAACAAAACCAAT GAAAATGTCAAGTATCTCCCTGGAATCAAGCTTGGTAAAAACGTAGTTGCTGATCCAGAGCTTGAAAATGCAG TTAAGGATGCCAACATGCTAGTATTTGTAACTCCGCATCAATTCATGGAAGGAATATGCAAGAGGCTTGCAGGGAAAATAAGGTCAGATACAGAGGGAATTTCTCTTATCAAAGGGATGGAGGTCAAGAAGGAAGGCCCAACCATGATCTCTACTCTCATTACCAAACAACTAGGAATCAATTGTTCTGTTTTAATGGGGGCCAACATAGCAAATGAG ATAGCATTGGAGAAATTTAGTGAAGCAACAGTTGGATATAATCAAAACAAATTAGCAGCAGAGAGATGGGTTGAGTTGTTCAATACTCCTTATTTCAATGTGACAGCC GTCGAAGATGTTGAAGGGGTCGAACTCTGTGGAACTCTGAAAAATGTAGTGGCCATAGCTGCAG GTTTTGTTGATGGCTTGGAGATGGGAAATAATACAAAA GCTGCAATCATGAGAATTGGCCTGAAAGAGATGAGGGCATTTTCAAAGATGTGGTTTCCATCTGTTAAGGACAACACCTTTTTTGAGAGCTGTGGTGTAGCTGACCTTATCACAACATGCA TGGGTGGGAGAAATAGGAAAGTTGCCGATGCTTATGCCAGAAATGGAGGGAAGAG GCcttttgatgagcttgaagCAGAGATGCTTCAAGGACAGAAATTGCAG GGTGTCTTAACTGCACAAGAGGTTCATGAGGTTCTAAGTCATCGTGGGTGGCTACACATGTTTCCTCTCTTCTCAGCTGTGCATGCAATCAGCACAGGTCGCCTTCCACCATCAGCCATAGTTAAAATCAGCGACCTAAAGCCCAG CTCTAATTTGTAG